A genomic region of Desulfobotulus pelophilus contains the following coding sequences:
- a CDS encoding protein-glutamate methylesterase/protein-glutamine glutaminase, giving the protein MEVSGSIRVLVVDDSAIVRKVFTEELSREPGIEVVGTAPDPYVARDKIVHLKPDVITLDIEMPRMDGLTFLRKLMRYYPLPVIIVSSLTSKGSELALEALAIGALEVISKPTSAYSVGDMSAQLAEKIRAVAGIRVGRRLDEKAVADQSSIAAGRPGVLRVTTHKIIAMGASTGGTEALREVLTKMPANAPGILVVQHMPARFTTAFAARLNDLCAMSVKEAEDGDPVTPGQVLIAPGNFHMLLRCSGARYYVQVKTGPLVHHQRPAADVLFDSVATYAGSNALGIILTGMGADGAVGLKKMKDAGAGTIAQDEASSVVFGMPKEAIRMGAADHVLPLDKIAEKALTLL; this is encoded by the coding sequence ATGGAGGTATCGGGTAGTATCCGTGTACTGGTTGTAGATGATTCAGCCATCGTCCGTAAGGTTTTTACGGAGGAGCTCTCCAGAGAGCCCGGAATTGAGGTGGTAGGAACAGCACCGGATCCCTATGTGGCTCGAGATAAAATTGTTCACCTGAAACCGGACGTGATTACCCTTGACATAGAGATGCCCCGAATGGACGGGCTAACCTTTTTGCGCAAGCTTATGCGCTACTATCCTTTGCCTGTTATTATTGTTAGCTCCCTGACATCCAAGGGAAGTGAACTGGCTCTTGAAGCCCTTGCCATTGGTGCTCTGGAAGTGATTTCTAAGCCGACATCGGCCTATTCTGTAGGGGATATGAGTGCTCAGCTTGCGGAAAAGATACGGGCTGTGGCAGGTATCCGAGTGGGCAGGCGGCTGGATGAAAAGGCCGTCGCGGATCAGAGCAGCATTGCCGCTGGCAGGCCGGGAGTTCTGCGTGTGACTACCCATAAAATTATTGCAATGGGGGCATCCACGGGGGGAACTGAAGCCCTGAGGGAGGTTCTTACGAAAATGCCTGCCAATGCCCCGGGCATTCTTGTGGTGCAGCATATGCCGGCACGGTTCACAACGGCCTTTGCGGCCCGTTTGAACGATCTTTGCGCCATGTCCGTAAAGGAAGCGGAAGATGGCGATCCTGTAACCCCCGGTCAGGTCTTGATTGCTCCGGGGAATTTTCATATGCTGCTACGCTGCAGTGGTGCCCGCTATTATGTTCAGGTAAAGACAGGTCCGCTGGTGCACCATCAGCGGCCTGCGGCAGACGTTCTCTTTGATTCGGTTGCTACCTATGCAGGCAGTAACGCCTTGGGAATCATTCTCACAGGTATGGGAGCTGATGGAGCGGTAGGCCTGAAAAAAATGAAAGATGCAGGAGCGGGAACCATCGCTCAGGATGAAGCAAGTTCTGTGGTGTTTGGTATGCCCAAGGAAGCCATCCGTATGGGAGCCGCAGACCATGTGCTGCCACTGGATAAAATTGCGGAAAAGGCTCTTACCCTTCTTTGA
- a CDS encoding HDOD domain-containing protein: MNAVSELIREIDSLQPMPQIAQQVLALAEDPKADTEKIARLIYFDPYITADLLKMCNSAYFARSRTIDSLHDAINILGLDRIVDLVVMKCGSSNFKGGQKGYGLDEGLLWKKAVSCAIIARDLAMRIRLAERHLVFTAGLLRDIGKVVLSRFVADRMERIQRLVAEDGYSFREAEKKVLGVDQSELAGIIAKKWGFSPRLQAVIRNSHMAGGAVFSDDAANVVYVADQVCIMLGIGVGLDGLAYRFHREALGALGLSARDLQEIIADFGDRIREVEDLIGSF, encoded by the coding sequence AATCGACAGCTTGCAACCCATGCCGCAGATTGCCCAGCAGGTGCTGGCATTGGCTGAAGATCCGAAAGCGGACACGGAAAAAATAGCCCGCCTGATTTATTTTGATCCTTACATCACAGCAGACCTCCTGAAAATGTGCAATTCTGCCTATTTTGCCAGAAGCCGAACCATTGATTCCTTGCATGATGCCATCAATATTCTGGGCTTGGATCGTATTGTGGATCTTGTGGTAATGAAATGCGGATCATCGAATTTCAAGGGAGGTCAGAAAGGGTATGGCCTGGATGAAGGGCTGCTTTGGAAAAAAGCTGTGAGCTGCGCTATCATAGCAAGGGATCTTGCCATGCGCATACGCTTAGCTGAACGTCATCTCGTTTTTACAGCAGGTCTTTTGCGGGATATTGGTAAGGTGGTTTTAAGCCGTTTTGTCGCTGACAGGATGGAACGAATACAGCGCCTTGTGGCTGAGGATGGCTACAGTTTCCGGGAGGCTGAAAAGAAAGTCCTGGGGGTTGATCAGTCTGAACTTGCTGGTATTATTGCTAAAAAGTGGGGGTTCAGCCCCCGTCTTCAGGCAGTGATCCGTAATTCTCACATGGCGGGGGGGGCCGTTTTTTCCGATGATGCGGCCAATGTGGTCTATGTGGCGGATCAGGTCTGCATTATGCTGGGAATAGGGGTAGGGCTGGATGGGTTGGCGTACCGCTTTCACAGGGAGGCCCTTGGGGCTCTTGGTTTGAGTGCCAGGGATCTGCAGGAAATTATTGCCGATTTCGGGGACCGGATTCGGGAGGTTGAAGATCTGATCGGATCTTTCTGA
- a CDS encoding response regulator yields the protein MALSILVVDDSQPMRAVIVKTIRAAGFGDAQFFEAANGREAVEKLGENWVDIVVTDYNMPDMNGMDLLLLLKKDSVFSSIPVLMVTTEGSLERVDAFLRAGASGYIKKPFTPEKIREQLISILGAPHGNDAENCDEGLDF from the coding sequence ATGGCTTTATCAATTCTTGTAGTGGATGATTCTCAGCCCATGCGTGCCGTAATCGTAAAAACGATTCGAGCGGCAGGCTTCGGAGATGCACAGTTTTTTGAAGCAGCCAATGGTAGAGAGGCTGTGGAAAAACTTGGAGAAAACTGGGTGGACATTGTTGTGACGGATTATAACATGCCGGATATGAATGGTATGGATCTGTTGCTGCTGTTGAAGAAAGACTCTGTCTTTTCCAGTATTCCCGTCCTGATGGTGACTACGGAAGGCAGCCTGGAAAGAGTGGATGCCTTTTTAAGGGCAGGAGCTTCCGGTTATATCAAAAAACCCTTTACGCCTGAAAAGATAAGAGAACAACTGATATCCATTTTAGGAGCTCCCCATGGAAACGATGCTGAAAATTGCGATGAAGGCCTCGATTTCTGA
- a CDS encoding chemotaxis protein CheX, translating into METMLKIAMKASISEVLGTMFYMPLEFDMEEVLEKSFLWQADALLAASLSFKGPFNGLVIFWVPENILCTMTSDFLGEQCVSKEQMAETLKEIVNMVAGNTFSNFDNTREFRLGIPGIITRALPGSPVLSGRGLFLGIESVEGPLGLWIGFTS; encoded by the coding sequence ATGGAAACGATGCTGAAAATTGCGATGAAGGCCTCGATTTCTGAGGTTCTGGGAACCATGTTTTATATGCCTCTGGAATTTGATATGGAGGAAGTTCTTGAGAAGAGTTTCTTGTGGCAGGCCGATGCTCTTCTGGCGGCAAGTCTGTCTTTTAAAGGCCCTTTCAACGGGCTGGTCATTTTCTGGGTTCCGGAGAACATTCTTTGCACCATGACATCGGATTTTCTTGGTGAGCAATGTGTTAGTAAGGAACAGATGGCCGAAACTTTAAAAGAGATTGTTAATATGGTGGCAGGTAACACGTTCAGCAATTTTGATAACACAAGGGAGTTTCGCTTAGGAATTCCAGGAATTATCACACGAGCTCTGCCCGGATCTCCGGTCCTTTCGGGGAGGGGGTTGTTTCTGGGTATAGAATCCGTTGAAGGCCCTTTGGGTTTATGGATTGGGTTCACTTCCTGA